From the Acidilutibacter cellobiosedens genome, one window contains:
- a CDS encoding formamidopyrimidine-DNA glycosylase, with translation MLKYKLERGAKMIEIPECITIAKQMNETIAGKAIKKVIANHSPHKFAFYFGEPDTYSKHLVGKRVDTITPLAGYVEVSLGTTIMLFGDGVNIRYFPNNDSLPPKHQLLVEFDDLSVMVCTVQMYGGMWVFTDGENDNPYYIAAKQAISPLSDKFDKIYFMKLLNSVSGTSSVKAFLATEQRIPGLGNGVLQDILFNARINPKSKIKTLSDVQIDNLFESVKYTLRSMAILGGRDTEKDFFGNFGGYATKLSNKTYKKPCPVCGREIIRQPYLGGSIYFCPTCQTV, from the coding sequence ATGTTAAAATACAAGTTGGAAAGAGGTGCAAAAATGATAGAAATTCCTGAATGCATTACAATTGCAAAACAGATGAATGAAACAATAGCAGGCAAAGCGATTAAAAAGGTCATTGCAAACCATTCTCCCCATAAATTTGCTTTTTATTTTGGGGAACCGGATACATATTCGAAACATTTGGTAGGCAAAAGAGTTGATACAATAACTCCTCTTGCTGGATATGTTGAAGTATCCTTAGGGACTACTATTATGTTATTTGGTGATGGTGTCAATATCAGATATTTTCCCAATAATGACTCACTGCCCCCAAAACATCAACTATTAGTTGAATTTGACGATTTATCTGTTATGGTATGTACGGTTCAGATGTATGGTGGGATGTGGGTTTTTACTGATGGAGAAAATGACAATCCTTATTATATTGCTGCTAAACAAGCTATATCACCATTATCCGATAAGTTTGACAAAATTTATTTTATGAAATTATTAAATAGTGTTTCCGGCACATCAAGTGTAAAGGCATTTCTTGCCACTGAGCAACGCATACCGGGATTGGGGAATGGTGTATTGCAGGATATTTTATTTAATGCACGTATCAATCCTAAAAGTAAAATCAAAACACTTTCTGACGTACAAATAGATAATCTCTTTGAATCTGTAAAGTATACACTAAGAAGTATGGCTATTTTGGGAGGGCGAGATACTGAAAAAGATTTTTTCGGTAACTTTGGCGGCTATGCTACTAAATTGTCGAATAAAACATATAAAAAACCCTGCCCTGTTTGTGGAAGAGAGATTATCCGCCAGCCTTATTTAGGGGGAAGTATTTATTTTTGTCCAACGTGTCAGACTGTTTAA
- a CDS encoding PTS galactitol transporter subunit IIC, which yields MAALNWILSLGAAVMLPIIIFVFGLIMGAGLSKSFRSGVTIGIGFTGINLVINLLTSELGPAAQAMTKRLGLNLKIIDIGWPAMSSISWAWVAAGLMIPIVLIINFIMLSLKLTKTMDVDIWNFWQFSFIGAAVTATSGSVVMGIVAASVAAIIALLLADYTQPYVENYFGMPGISFPHLTALGFLPIVIPLNWLLNHIPGINRLNANPETIRKKFGIFGEPMAMGLIIGIALGILGGLDAASILKLGIAMAAVMYLMPKMVAVLMEGLIPISEAAREFMAKHFGDRQIFIGLDAAVSLGEPSVIAVGLLLVPITIFLAIILPGNQILPFADLAVIPFLVCLITAMSKGNVIHSLIIGTVVMALVLLFATNLSPAETKMALTAGVTIPEGASQIGNLDRANFITWIIVKLFSLF from the coding sequence ATGGCGGCGTTAAATTGGATATTAAGTTTGGGAGCAGCAGTTATGTTACCTATTATCATCTTTGTATTTGGGTTGATAATGGGAGCCGGTCTTTCAAAATCCTTTAGATCCGGAGTTACAATAGGAATTGGATTCACGGGAATCAATTTGGTCATCAATTTATTGACATCGGAATTGGGACCTGCAGCACAAGCCATGACTAAAAGATTAGGCCTGAATTTGAAAATAATCGATATCGGATGGCCGGCAATGTCTTCTATTTCATGGGCCTGGGTTGCGGCCGGGTTAATGATTCCTATTGTATTGATAATCAATTTTATTATGTTAAGCCTGAAGCTTACCAAAACAATGGATGTTGATATATGGAATTTTTGGCAATTTTCATTTATTGGTGCGGCTGTAACGGCTACAAGCGGAAGTGTTGTCATGGGAATTGTGGCAGCCAGTGTAGCGGCTATCATTGCTTTGTTATTAGCTGATTATACGCAACCTTATGTGGAGAATTACTTTGGTATGCCGGGAATATCTTTCCCTCATTTGACGGCTTTGGGATTTTTACCAATCGTTATTCCTTTGAATTGGCTACTGAATCATATACCGGGGATTAACCGTTTGAATGCCAATCCGGAAACGATTAGAAAAAAATTCGGGATATTTGGCGAACCTATGGCAATGGGGCTAATTATCGGAATTGCTTTAGGAATATTAGGAGGGTTAGATGCGGCTAGTATATTGAAATTGGGAATCGCAATGGCTGCAGTTATGTATTTGATGCCTAAAATGGTGGCGGTTCTAATGGAAGGATTAATTCCAATTTCAGAAGCGGCAAGAGAATTTATGGCTAAACATTTTGGTGACCGCCAGATTTTTATTGGTCTGGATGCCGCTGTTTCTTTGGGAGAACCTTCCGTTATTGCAGTAGGTTTGTTGTTAGTGCCGATTACTATTTTTTTAGCAATAATTTTACCGGGGAATCAAATTTTACCATTTGCTGATTTGGCAGTAATACCATTTCTTGTTTGCTTGATTACCGCTATGTCTAAGGGCAATGTTATTCATTCATTGATAATAGGAACAGTGGTAATGGCTCTTGTGCTGTTATTTGCTACAAATTTGTCACCTGCCGAAACAAAGATGGCGCTAACTGCAGGAGTAACTATACCGGAAGGTGCATCCCAGATTGGAAATTTGGATCGTGCCAATTTTATAACTTGGATTATTGTTAAATTATTTTCATTGTTCTAA
- a CDS encoding AlkZ-related protein — MTILLKRGENGVENVRSQLKDRGIFSCNDNIYLPSINDIGCEVGDVIELIDSHEIFYCKAYRNRTVYLSQEVYFLLKNCLIRPSLNEKSQMIYRLLKSGPLEAKLIKVFAQISGKEYSKAFSFLLENLYVTAFSRGKILTPNWATFVYSTAEEWEEHANYDFSKVITKEEAERRLRGILSNTMTSQEIDRLLRIKHK, encoded by the coding sequence ATGACGATTTTACTTAAGCGTGGTGAAAATGGAGTAGAAAATGTTCGAAGTCAACTAAAGGATAGAGGTATTTTTTCTTGTAATGATAATATCTATCTTCCCTCTATAAATGATATCGGTTGTGAAGTAGGAGATGTTATTGAACTGATTGATTCCCATGAAATATTTTATTGTAAAGCATATCGAAATCGAACAGTTTATCTTTCTCAGGAAGTCTATTTTCTGCTGAAAAATTGTCTGATTCGTCCATCCTTAAACGAAAAAAGCCAAATGATATACAGATTACTGAAATCCGGGCCTTTGGAAGCTAAATTAATTAAAGTTTTTGCCCAGATATCAGGTAAAGAGTATTCAAAAGCATTTTCGTTTTTACTTGAAAATTTATATGTAACAGCTTTTTCCAGGGGGAAAATACTTACGCCTAATTGGGCTACATTTGTTTATTCAACTGCAGAGGAATGGGAAGAACATGCAAACTATGATTTTAGTAAAGTCATTACAAAAGAAGAGGCAGAGAGGCGTCTAAGAGGGATCTTATCAAATACCATGACTTCACAAGAGATAGATCGATTGTTACGGATAAAGCATAAATAG
- a CDS encoding PTS sugar transporter subunit IIA: protein MYKKEEVFKRELIWLDKSFQSQDQLFSEVSEKLYKEGYVKSDFYEALKKREKVYPTGLMTEKYGVAIPHTDAEYINEACIVFIRLSSPIVFEHMGEPEKKVKAHFVFVLGVKDPKKQVGVLSTLVQMITDKELMKKLDKMKSIIDIERLLNSFFDEPVQEVSNG, encoded by the coding sequence ATGTATAAAAAGGAGGAAGTCTTTAAACGGGAATTAATCTGGTTGGATAAAAGTTTTCAAAGCCAAGATCAATTATTTTCAGAAGTTAGTGAAAAATTATATAAAGAAGGCTACGTAAAATCAGACTTTTATGAAGCTTTGAAAAAAAGAGAAAAAGTTTATCCTACAGGGTTAATGACCGAAAAATATGGTGTTGCGATTCCACATACGGATGCCGAATACATCAATGAAGCCTGCATTGTTTTTATAAGACTGTCGTCTCCGATTGTATTTGAGCATATGGGAGAACCGGAGAAAAAAGTAAAAGCTCACTTTGTGTTTGTGCTCGGAGTAAAAGATCCGAAGAAACAAGTGGGAGTTTTAAGTACACTTGTACAAATGATAACAGATAAAGAATTGATGAAGAAATTAGATAAAATGAAATCTATTATTGACATTGAAAGATTGTTAAACAGTTTTTTTGATGAACCTGTACAGGAGGTATCAAATGGTTAA
- the deoC gene encoding deoxyribose-phosphate aldolase yields MKLTKSEFLRHVDHSLLKPQLTKQEVLEGLHFAKENHCASVCINPCNLDLAYEILHGTDVKIGTVIGFPSGAHTTFSKVAEAKDAYAKGAAELDMVIDIGALKNREVDKVKDDINAVVNATPCIVKVILENCFLTKEEIALGSKLVEEAGAAYVKTSTGFAPGGATVEDIRLMKESVSKEMKIKAAGGIHTLEECLKLIDAGADRIGISRTQEIIKEFN; encoded by the coding sequence ATGAAACTAACTAAAAGTGAATTTTTAAGACATGTTGATCATTCATTATTAAAGCCACAATTAACTAAACAAGAGGTTTTAGAAGGTTTACATTTTGCAAAGGAAAATCATTGTGCTTCAGTATGTATTAATCCTTGTAATTTAGATTTGGCTTATGAAATATTACACGGAACAGATGTTAAAATCGGAACAGTTATTGGTTTTCCTTCAGGAGCACATACCACTTTTTCAAAAGTTGCTGAAGCAAAAGATGCGTATGCCAAGGGTGCAGCTGAGTTAGATATGGTTATTGATATAGGGGCATTGAAAAACAGAGAAGTAGATAAAGTAAAAGATGATATCAACGCAGTTGTTAATGCAACTCCTTGTATTGTAAAAGTTATCCTGGAAAATTGTTTTTTAACAAAAGAAGAAATTGCACTGGGTTCTAAATTAGTAGAAGAGGCAGGTGCAGCTTATGTAAAGACATCAACGGGATTTGCTCCGGGGGGTGCTACTGTAGAAGACATTCGTTTAATGAAAGAATCGGTTTCTAAAGAGATGAAGATAAAGGCTGCCGGAGGTATTCATACCTTAGAAGAATGCCTGAAACTAATTGATGCAGGAGCTGACCGTATTGGAATTAGTAGGACACAAGAAATAATTAAAGAATTTAATTGA
- a CDS encoding sigma 54-interacting transcriptional regulator, with translation MSEIEKIIQNENKKNPLTDEEIAEILKISREDVTRYRLLNNISNSNERRKSYLYDDIKKILKENKNISDRKLTKSLNEIGYNVSRFVVSQIKKDILSMAYDVKPVENVKDGKNEKEVENVKKNENSKEDDDLKSSKKWEKADLLSFKGIIGYDGSLKGQISQAMAAILYPPHGLHTLILGPSGVGKSQLAESMYEFALESKRFTKKNPFIVFNCADYADNPQLLMSHLFGYNKGSFTGADTSKAGLVEKANGGILFLDEVHRLPSEGQEILFYLLDKGRFRRLGETENMRESRIMLIAATTENPESSLLLTFRRRIPMVIELPPISERPFSERYRIINCFFAEESLRINRSIKIRNDVIRALMLYDCSGNIGEIRSDIQVSCARGLLNTLDSESKNIDISLSYLPNHVRMGLLNVGKRDPEIEKYCDKDMIVYPDRRSSLFPKENRYIFPNEIYQFIEDRFNELKNQGLSKSDIYRIVGSQVETELKRFAYSTKLNSTVSKKELKEIVGEKIIYAVEDAVDIANRYYSNIRKNFFYSLAIHLSAAYDRLKHGKAIINPQLENVKKEYANEYRVAKEMIDKINKDLGIELTDDEVGFVAMYLRTFSANEDKSKKKVAVIILTHGHVAKGMAEVANKLLGVNIAHGIEMDLDERPEAALSRTIELAKKVDEGKGCVILIDMGSLITFGEIITKRTGIPTRTIGRVDTVMVLECVRRAIIPDTTLDDIVNSLDINKSYVGHVEGVKDSYKLPKAVVTICITGEGTALKIKRYIEDKIVGIKDKFKIIPIGAFNEQEIDEQIVDIRKKSIISAFVGTIDPKIDDIPFISVEEIMSGEGLGKLKEVIGIDIRDKSPLEGVISEDLILVDLDVNSKTDALDKMIKLLDLKEYVDRDFMLSVYKREAIGSTWMKEGIAIPHGSIRYVKRSAIVIAKLKKFIPWEQDLKTDLIFLMALKEDSKGYIYDLYKVLRDKEIIDKLRKARNSAEMKEIILENTIPTE, from the coding sequence ATGAGTGAGATTGAAAAGATTATACAGAATGAAAATAAGAAAAATCCTCTGACAGATGAAGAAATTGCAGAAATACTAAAGATAAGCAGAGAAGATGTAACAAGGTACAGACTCCTGAATAATATATCAAATTCCAATGAAAGAAGGAAATCATATTTATATGATGACATAAAAAAAATTCTTAAGGAAAACAAGAATATATCTGATAGAAAGCTTACCAAAAGTTTAAATGAAATTGGATATAATGTGTCCAGGTTTGTCGTGTCTCAAATAAAAAAAGATATTTTAAGTATGGCATATGATGTGAAACCGGTTGAAAATGTGAAAGATGGCAAAAATGAAAAAGAGGTTGAAAATGTAAAGAAAAATGAAAATTCAAAAGAAGATGATGACCTAAAAAGCAGCAAAAAGTGGGAGAAAGCTGATCTACTGTCCTTTAAAGGAATAATAGGTTATGATGGCAGTTTAAAAGGGCAAATCAGTCAGGCAATGGCAGCCATATTATATCCACCTCATGGCCTTCACACATTAATTCTTGGTCCATCAGGAGTTGGAAAGAGTCAACTTGCGGAATCCATGTATGAATTTGCATTAGAGTCAAAGAGATTTACTAAAAAAAATCCTTTTATAGTATTTAACTGTGCAGATTATGCCGATAATCCTCAACTGCTTATGTCTCATCTCTTCGGATATAATAAAGGTTCATTTACAGGTGCCGATACATCAAAGGCCGGTTTGGTAGAAAAGGCAAACGGAGGAATATTGTTTCTTGATGAAGTGCACAGGCTTCCCAGTGAAGGTCAGGAAATACTTTTTTATTTATTGGATAAGGGAAGATTCAGAAGACTGGGTGAAACGGAGAATATGAGAGAATCAAGGATAATGCTTATAGCGGCAACGACCGAAAACCCGGAGTCATCTTTGTTGCTTACATTCAGGAGAAGGATTCCTATGGTTATTGAATTGCCTCCAATTAGTGAAAGACCATTTTCTGAAAGATACAGAATAATAAATTGTTTTTTTGCGGAGGAATCTTTAAGAATAAATAGATCAATAAAAATAAGAAATGACGTCATAAGAGCATTAATGCTGTATGATTGCTCAGGAAACATCGGAGAGATAAGAAGTGATATACAAGTTTCATGTGCAAGGGGTCTATTAAATACTCTTGATAGTGAAAGCAAAAATATAGATATAAGCTTATCATATCTTCCCAATCATGTAAGAATGGGACTTCTTAATGTCGGAAAGAGAGATCCCGAAATAGAAAAATATTGTGATAAGGATATGATAGTATATCCTGACAGAAGAAGCAGTTTATTTCCGAAAGAGAACAGATATATATTTCCAAATGAGATTTATCAGTTTATAGAAGATCGATTTAATGAACTTAAAAATCAAGGACTTTCGAAGAGTGACATATATAGAATAGTCGGAAGTCAAGTGGAAACAGAACTGAAAAGATTTGCTTATAGTACAAAATTAAATTCTACGGTTTCAAAAAAAGAGTTAAAGGAAATTGTAGGTGAAAAGATTATTTATGCTGTTGAGGATGCGGTCGACATTGCTAACCGCTATTACAGTAATATCAGGAAAAACTTTTTTTATTCCTTGGCAATACATTTAAGCGCTGCATATGACAGGCTTAAACACGGAAAAGCTATAATCAATCCTCAACTTGAAAATGTTAAAAAAGAATATGCCAATGAATATAGAGTAGCAAAAGAAATGATAGATAAAATAAACAAGGATCTCGGAATAGAGCTGACCGATGACGAAGTTGGTTTTGTTGCAATGTATTTGAGGACATTTTCTGCCAATGAAGATAAGAGCAAAAAGAAAGTAGCAGTTATAATATTGACTCATGGTCATGTAGCTAAAGGTATGGCCGAGGTTGCCAATAAACTGCTGGGAGTAAATATAGCTCATGGTATAGAGATGGATCTTGATGAAAGGCCGGAAGCTGCCCTTTCAAGGACTATCGAACTGGCAAAAAAAGTAGATGAGGGCAAAGGATGTGTGATACTTATTGATATGGGTTCTCTTATAACTTTTGGAGAAATAATTACCAAAAGAACGGGAATACCAACACGTACTATAGGAAGAGTTGATACCGTAATGGTTTTGGAGTGTGTAAGAAGGGCTATTATACCTGATACGACTCTTGATGATATTGTTAATTCCTTAGATATAAATAAATCTTATGTTGGCCATGTAGAAGGAGTGAAGGACTCATATAAACTTCCTAAGGCTGTTGTTACCATATGTATAACCGGTGAAGGAACAGCTCTTAAAATTAAAAGGTATATTGAAGATAAAATAGTCGGCATCAAAGATAAATTTAAAATTATTCCTATAGGAGCATTTAATGAGCAGGAAATAGATGAACAAATAGTTGATATAAGAAAAAAGAGTATTATATCTGCTTTTGTGGGAACTATAGATCCCAAAATTGATGATATACCATTTATATCAGTAGAGGAAATAATGAGTGGAGAGGGTTTGGGAAAACTAAAAGAAGTTATAGGGATAGATATAAGAGATAAAAGTCCTCTTGAAGGAGTTATTTCCGAAGATTTAATATTAGTTGACCTTGATGTAAACAGCAAAACAGACGCTCTTGATAAAATGATTAAATTATTGGATTTAAAGGAATATGTGGATAGAGATTTTATGCTCAGTGTTTATAAGAGAGAGGCCATAGGATCAACATGGATGAAAGAAGGGATAGCTATACCTCATGGCAGTATAAGATATGTAAAAAGGTCTGCTATAGTGATTGCAAAATTGAAAAAATTTATCCCTTGGGAACAAGATCTAAAAACTGATTTAATATTTTTAATGGCTTTAAAAGAAGATTCTAAAGGTTATATATATGATTTGTATAAAGTATTGAGAGATAAAGAAATAATAGATAAGTTGAGGAAAGCCCGAAATTCTGCTGAAATGAAGGAGATAATATTAGAAAATACAATTCCAACCGAATAG